In one window of Zygosaccharomyces rouxii strain CBS732 chromosome E complete sequence DNA:
- a CDS encoding uncharacterized protein (similar to and similar to YMR053C uniprot|P46679 Saccharomyces cerevisiae YMR053C STB2 Protein that binds Sin3p in a two-hybrid assay and is part of a large protein complex with Sin3p and Stb1p): MTLETPTSNVFQSPKAVDSKKTTHKTSTVEPLVSFIFPDVRALHEIRLESFVELQYKEITVHGFEIYVVEQWAAERKLSTVITSYTGNSQDTIHAVQVVLPKDPEKWPGRFKEYYEDLSIFAKARVMPKGSIFITNLATVPSTLNLLHVECGDVRAIWKDFEVNFDLKRLRCGGRSALLLGGTSTAAEDKFGQLYKISIDFGERKVLLKELEQCEHFPHLQRNYHPVIELVTMIQVCLSYFNLYHSAKDGLLCDKTEAAVANFWSKLAKYYFGIERPKNEGISGPATVAALISLVLSCYYKLQVEDCISSKDPFEEEEFFAGIYSFQKKHGITRGTNPVYLDDLTLQRLFEVSAKTSSSDIFKFKKVVKSTVSDITGKGNPMHLCNEILTTDLDVMVKNIHSGSIGLLWRGKGRLRRNFYKGYDNFCEIKFSRGDPELLLEKQANEMQGDGSESQESTSSADQEKNVFDNNLVRYSTSSSSVSASSMFCNYDKTTYATNFGLNKLYHGEYFRRNSMPFLSDGTHDPMLETKKNDDTVKGLHRSNSLSQVQDVVEPWSLPFDPSVVRMARDLLKINNLIQVQEREEKEKQTYMRENEVCHAGHGESFDTDFDHVLSGLQGCHQVYNHKVKKLEENNKEVEKKQLLLFGEMRALSSLTSKFKYDMGILDMRMRDVEESISQFDKKLAAVQKLLVDQGLGKALGTELLVDKEQLESCLKDFLEAENTKYEGLCCRMCSKKYFKQIHNDLKAWTSWAFNKFFNKDTKLTENEEIM, translated from the coding sequence ATGACTCTTGAGACTCCAACGAGTAATGTTTTCCAGTCGCCCAAGGCTGTTGATTCTAAGAAGACAACCCATAAGACATCGACGGTGGAACCTCTTGTGAGTTTTATTTTTCCGGATGTTAGAGCATTACATGAGATACGATTAGAATCTTTTGTCGAGCTGCAGTATAAGGAGATTACCGTGcatggatttgaaatatacGTTGTGGAACAATGGGCAGCTGAGAGGAAACTCTCTACAGTGATTACTTCATATACGGGTAATTCACAGGATACAATTCATGCAGTACAAGTGGTATTGCCCAAGGATCCCGAAAAATGGCCGGGAAGGTTTAAAGAATACTACGAGGATCTATCTATTTTCGCCAAGGCCAGAGTTATGCCCAAGGGTTCAATTTTCATTACTAATTTGGCCACCGTTCCATCTACTTTAAACCTATTGCATGTAGAATGTGGTGATGTGAGAgcaatttggaaagattttgaagttAATTTTGACTTAAAGAGACTGCGATGTGGTGGTAGGTCTGCCTTACTCCTTGGCGGGACTTCCACAGCGGCTGAAGATAAATTTGGGCAACTgtacaaaatttcaattgatttcgGTGAACGTAAGGTTTTGTTAAAAGAACTGGAACAATGTGAACATTTCCCACACTTACAAAGGAATTATCACCCTGTTATTGAATTAGTTACCATGATCCAGGTCTGTTTGAGCTATTTCAACCTTTATCATTCTGCAAAAGATGGATTACTTTGTGATAAGACTGAAGCTGCAGTGGCAAATTTCTGGTCAAAGTTAGCTAAATATTATTTTGGCATTGAGAGACCAAAAAATGAAGGTATTTCGGGACCTGCCACAGTTGCAGCACTAATAAGTTTAGTCTTGAGTTGCTATTACAAGTTACAAGTGGAAGATTGcatatcttccaaagatccatttgaggaagaagagtttTTTGCCGGTATCTACAGTTTCCAGAAAAAACATGGAATCACCAGGGGTACAAATCCTGTTTATTTGGATGATTTGACTTTGCAAAGATTATTTGAAGTGTCTGCAAAGACTTCGAGTTCAGAtatattcaaatttaaaaaaGTGGTTAAATCAACGGTATCTGATATTACTGGTAAGGGTAATCCGATGCATCTTTGTAATGAAATATTGACGACAGATTTAGATGTAATGGTTAAAAATATCCATAGTGGATCTATTGGTCTTCTTTGGAGGGGTAAAGGAAGATTACGCAGGAATTTTTATAAAGGTTATGACAACTTTTGTGAAATTAAATTCTCTAGAGGTGATCCCGAATTACTCTTAGAAAAACAGGCAAATGAAATGCAAGGCGATGGTTCTGAGTCCCAGGAATCAACATCTTCAGCTGATCAGGAGAAAAATGTttttgataataatttGGTTAGATATAGCACTTCAAGTTCATCGGTATCGGCATCATCAATGTTTTGTAATTACGACAAGACGACTTATGCGACCAATTTTGGCTTGAATAAACTTTATCATGGCGAATATTTTAGAAGGAATTCGATGCCGTTTCTGTCGGATGGTACTCACGATCCAATGTtggaaacaaaaaaaaatgatgatacGGTGAAGGGACTGCATAGATCCAATTCGTTATCACAGGTACAGGACGTAGTTGAGCCATGGAGTTTACCATTTGATCCTTCCGTGGTAAGAATGGCAAGAGATTTATTGAAAATCAATAACTTAATACAGGTTCAAGAGAGGgaagaaaaggagaaaCAAACTTACATGCGTGAAAATGAGGTATGTCATGCTGGTCATGGTGAATCCTTTGACACTGATTTCGATCATGTATTAAGTGGTTTACAAGGTTGTCATCAGGTTTACAATCATAAAGTCAAGAAATTAGAGGAAAATAATAAggaagtggaaaaaaaaCAGTTGTTACTATTTGGAGAGATGAGGGCATTGAGTTCACTGacatcaaaatttaaataTGATATGGGTATTTTGGATATGAGAATGAGAGATGTTGAGGAAAGTATATCACAGTTTGATAAGAAATTAGCTGCGGTACAAAAATTGCTTGTCGATCAAGGATTAGGTAAAGCTTTGGGTACAGAACTCTTAGTGGACAAGGAACAATTAGAAAGCTGCTTAAAAGATTTCTTAGAAGCTGAAAATACCAAATATGAGGGTCTTTGCTGCAGAATGTGCAGTAAAAAATACTTCAAGCAAATTCACAATGATTTGAAGGCATGGACTTCATGGGCTTTtaataaattcttcaataaaGATACCAAATTGACCGAAAATGAGGAAATTATGtag
- the FAR3 gene encoding Far3p (similar to uniprot|P46671 Saccharomyces cerevisiae YMR052W FAR3 Protein involved in G1 cell cycle arrest in response to pheromone in a pathway different from the Far1p-dependent pathway interacts with Far7p Far8p Far9p Far10p and Far11p): MDGSSSDNFEYILQLTKILSAECRANRQERDKVEHLFKRLAKQSYVNYEQLSGNVSPRKKELFDKISTPTEEDQLIMQNYELVKQIELQEYMNNKVWLLINEINEHLSSIRNFVIERKLAASKDVTNFIDEKFTVNGQRLDMSCQVLRNEINVSKGKSELVIQEFKHLVQEIDWNLVPKNSKDFIKFQSKLKMLENRYNISIDLPI; encoded by the coding sequence ATGGATGGTTCCAGTAGTGATAATTTCGAATACATTCTACAACTGACTAAGATATTGAGTGCTGAATGCCGAGCTAATCGTCAAGAAAGGGATAAAGTAGAACATCTGTTTAAAAGATTGGCTAAGCAGTCATACGTTAATTATGAACAATTAAGTGGTAATGTTTCACCcagaaagaaagaattgttcGATAAAATATCGACCCCTACGGAAGaggatcaattgattatGCAGAATTATGAATTAGTAAAGCAGATTGAGTTACAGGAGTATATGAACAATAAAGTTTGGTTACttatcaatgaaatcaACGAACACCTAAGCTCAATTAGGAATTTTGTCATCGAAAGGAAACTAGCAGCTTCGAAAGATGTAACGAATTTCATAGATGAGAAATTTACGGTGAATGGTCAAAGGCTGGATATGAGCTGTCAGGTGCTGCGAAATGAAATTAACGTCAGTAAAGGGAAATCCGAGTTGGTTATTCAAGAGTTCAAACACTTGGTGCAAGAGATAGATTGGAATTTAGTACCGAAAAATTCGAAGGACttcattaaatttcaatctaaattaaaaatgttgGAAAACCGGTATAATATATCTATTGACTTACCCATATGA